The genomic window AGAATGTGAGACTGACTTAACTTGGCATCATGCGAAAAATGCCTCAAAACTCCAAAAGGTTGAGCGCAACACAATTGGAAAATCAGGCAAAAAAAAGTAACAATTGTATTTCTTTTCAAAATTTATTTTTTAAAACTCTCATTAATTACAAAAGTATCAAAATTCCTGTCAGAACCTAAAAATAGAGGAGTTCCTAGCTAAATACCCCTTCTTAAATAGCATTTTGTTCCCTGTGGTAAATCAAAAAAATAAAATAAATTGGATAACAAGCTTTACAGCAACCTAGAAATAGTAATTTGCCCCAATCAAATAAGCGTTAAAAAAACTAATTTTGTTGTAATTGTAATTTTAAAATATAAAATCATTCAATTGTTGCAAAAAAACTAACCTAAAAAACTAACCTTTTAAAAAATCAATGAAAAAAATAAATCATTTAATAGTCATTGTAAATCTAATTACAATAACCGCTTTTGCCCAGCAAAATTTCTCTTTCAAAAACCCTAATTTACCTATTGATCAGCGTGTAAACGACTTGGTTTCTAGAATGACTGTTGACGAAAAAATCAGTCAATTGATGGATTCTTCACCAGCTATCGAACGTCTTGGTGTACCAGAATACAATTGGTGGAATGAATCCTTACATGGAGTAGCTCGGGCTGGATATGCTACTGTTTTTCCACAATCTATTTCAATTGCATCGTCTTGGGATCGTCAATTAATTTTTGATGTTGCTAACGCAATTTCGGATGAAGCTCGTGCCAAACATCACGAATATTTAAGACGAGGACAACACAGTATGTATCAGGGATTGACTTTTTGGTCTCCCAATGTCAATATTTTTCGTGATCCAAGATGGGGTCGAGGACACGAAACTTACGGCGAAGACCCGTATTTGACGAGTCAATTAGGACTTAAATACGTCAACGGTCTTCAAGGTACTGATGAAAAATACTTTAAAGTCATTGCTACTGCCAAACATTATGCCGTTCACTCGGGACCTGAACCTTCTCGCCACCTTTTTAATGCTGAAACCAGTGATATTGATCTTTACGAAACCTATCTTCCTGCTTTTCGAACTTTAGTAAAAGAAGGACAAGTGTATTCGGTAATGGGAGCTTACAACCGTTTTAGAGGAGAATCTGCCAGTTCAAGTCCATTTTTATTTAATATTCTTCGAAACGATTGGGGATTCAAGGGCTACATTGTGTCAGACTGTGGTGCTGTTACTGATATTTGGAAATACCATAAAATTACTAAAGATGCTGCTTCAGCTTCGGCTTTGGCGGTAAAAACGGGTTTAGATTTGGAATGCGGAAGTAGCTACAAATCTTTAAAAGAAGCCTTGGATAACAAATTACTAACCGAAGCTGATATTGATATAACCTTAAAACGTTTGTTTATCGCTCGTTTCAAGCTAGGAATGTTTGATCCAGAAGAAATAGTTCCGTATGCTCAAATTCCATTTTCGGTAAATAACAATTCGGCTCACGATTATTTAGCTCGTGTTGCTTCTCAAAAAAGTATCGTCCTTTTAAAGAATCAAAATCAAACACTTCCGCTTTCTAAAAACATTAAAACAGTTGCCGTTATTGGGCCTAATGCCAATGATGTACAATCTTTATGGGGAAACTATAGTGGTATTCCCAGCAATCCAATTACAGTCCTGAAAGGAATTCAAAATAAATTGGAACCTAGTGCTAAAGTATTGTATGCTAAAGGAACCGATTTAGCAAAAGGTGTTCCTCAAATGAAAGTGATTCCATCCATTTATCTTCAAAATGAAAACGGAACTCAAGGTCTGACAGCAGAATATTTTGACAATAAGGAATGCGAAGGAAAACCAATTTTTACTAGAATTGATGACAATATCGATTTTAATTGGGATATTGATACACCCGATCCACGTATGAAAATGGGCAACTATAGCGTGAAATGGACAGGCTATATTGTGCCACCAAAAACAGGATTATACAACATCTCGGAATGGTCGAAACCTTTTATGACTATCGAAATCGAGACTGGAAAAACATCTGGTGGAAAAAACAACCATCATCCAAGAGTTCGTTCACAGAAATTAGAATTAGAAGCTGGAAAAAAATATAAAATAGTAGTAAAATACCAAAACAACTTTGGCGATGCAATAGCGCAACTGATATGGTCAGAACCACAAGAAAATCTTTTGACAGAAGCGATTCAAGTTGCTAATCAAGCCGATGCTGTAGTATTGGTTTTAGGACTAAACGAACGCTTGGAAGGGGAAGAAATGAAAGTAGAAGCGGATGGTTTTGAGGGTGGAGATCGAACCAGTCTTAACTTACCGTCTAATCAGGAGGAATTGATGAAAGCGATTGTGGCAACTGGAAAACCTGTTACTTTAGTTTTAATAAATGGAAGTGCGCTTTCAATCAATTGGGCCAATGATAATGTTCCTGCTATTCTAACTGCTGGATATCCTGGTCAACAAGGTGGAAATGCAATTGCCGATGTGCTTTTTGGTGACTATAATCCCGCAGGTCGATTACCAGTAACTTATTATAAATCAGTAGATCAACTTCCTGCATTCGAAAACTATGATATGAAAGGTCGTACGTATCGTTATTTTGATAAGAAACCATTGTATCCGTTTGGATTTGGATTAAGTTATACCAAATTCAAATACAGCAATCTGCAAATGCCTGCTACTATTAATGCTGAAAAAGATTTTGAAGTTTCAGTTGATATAACCAACATTGGTGATCGTGACGGAGACGAAGTAGCTGAATTATATCTTAAAGATGAAAAAGCTTCAACGCCACGTCCAATAGTGCAATTAGAAGGTTTTGAACGCATTCATTTAAAGAAAGGTGAATCTAAAACAGTTCGATTTAAACTTACTCCAAGACAATTATCGTTGATTAATAAAAATGGACAGCGTGTTATTGAGCCAGGATTCTTTACGGTTTCAGTAGGAGGTAAGCAACCCGATGGTACCAGCGAGATTCAAACTGGTCGATTTAAAATTTCAGGAAAATTAATTTCGCTTGAAAAATAAATCTATTTATATCTAAATTTATAAGTCTAGTTTTTTGTCAATTCGATTACAGTCGAGAAATAATAGTTCTCGACTGTAATCGAATTGATAATCAAGTCTTTTAGGATGTTAAAAGGGGCGTTAATATTTCTATAAAACAACCTAATCCATTGATGCAAAATAGAAAATTCTAGCTTCTTTTTCCTGTTTTATTTTGTAGGATTATATCAAAATATCACTTTCTAAATCTGATTTTTCTATTGCAAAATCAAAACCCAATTGTTCTACTAATTGAATGACAAGGTTTTTGTACCAGTTTTCAGATTTGGGATGAATATAGATTTTTTCGATGAGTTGGTTGATATCTACATTTATTTTTAACCCTTCGTTTAATTTAATGTTACTTTCCGTTACATCCGAAAGAATTCGAATTTCTCTTTCGTACTGAAAACTTTTTCTTTTGAACAAGAAAGGAAAAAACATATCGTCAAACGGAATGTATTCTTTTTTGTAATCAATATAGTTGACTTCGCCAATGTATTGTTTGTGCTGGGTTTCTGAATCCAACGCTTTTTTCAATCGGCTAACAGTAGATTGAATGGCAAGCCCTTCGCTGTTTTGAGTGAAAATTTGCCACATCGCAAACGATTCATATTCGTTGATGTGCCAACTGCTAACAGCTACTTTCTCACGATGGGATTTGTAATATTGTAGAAATTCAGGATTGTCAATGGCTGTTTTTTTGATTTCCTCATAAGTAGGTTCACTAAAAGTGCCTTCGTATTGATCTTCAAATTTATCCGAACGGGACATAAATAGTTTTTGCGACATCAACAAATCTAGAAATTTGGATAAGTTCAAGTATTTCCAAACCACAGTATCAGGATCTTCAGGAAGTGTTATGTTTTTGTTGTTGATGTACATTGCTATTCGATTTTAAAATGAAATTATTGAAAAAAAATCAGCTCGTTAAAAAATCAAAATTCAGCAATTTAATTACTATTCAAACGACTGCATTGTTACTAATTTGTTATATGTGCCGTTTAATGCAATAAGTTCTTCGTGAGTTCCTTGTTCTACAATTTCGCCTCTTTGCATGACTACAATCTTGTCTGCTTTTTGAATGGTCGAAAGACGGTGTGCAATGACGATAGAAGTTCGGTTTTGCATCATATTTTCAAGAGCGACTTGCACAAATTTTTCGCTTTCGGTGTCCAATGCTGATGTGGCTTCATCCAAAATCATAATCGGAGGGTTTTTTAGAACCGCACGAGCAATCGACAATCGTTGTTTTTGTCCACCCGAAAGCTTGTTTCCGCTATCGCCAATGTTGGTGTAAATCCCTTTTGGTAATTGGTTTACAAATTCATAGGCATTGGCAATTTTCAAAGCTTCGATAATTTCGTCATCTGTTGCGTCTAGTTTTCCTAATGAAATGTTGGCTTTTATAGTGTCGTTAAACAAAATGCTATCTTGTGTTACCAATCCCATCAAAGCACGAAGTGATTGTAAATTAATGTCTTTAATATTAACTGAATCTATGGCAATCGTTCCTTCATTCACATCATAAAAACGAGTTAGCAAATTAGCAATCGTACTTTTTCCACTTCCGGATTGCCCAACAAGAGCAACTGTTTGTCCTTTTTTTACATCGAGTGAAAAGTCTTTCAAAACGGTTTCTTCTTCGTATTTGAAGTTGATGTTTTTGATGGTAATTTCAGCATCGAAAGTTGTTTTTTCTACAGCATTAATCTTGCTAGTAATTGGGTTTTCTTGTTCTAAAATTTCCAAAACACGTTCTGCAGCAGCATTTCCTCTTTTTACCCCATAAGAAGCTTTTGAAATGGCTTTTGCAGGAGTCAGAATGTTGTAGGCTAATCCCATATAGGCAATGAAATCAGCACCTTCGAGGGTTTTGTCAATCAAAACCATTTGACCTCCGTACCAAAGCAAAATGGCTATTACAGCAATTCCCATAAATTCACTCGCAGGTGATGCTAGATTTTGTCTATTGCCAATATTATTGGATAAGTTGAAAAAACGTTCGGTAGAATTTTGAAAAACCGTATTAAAATAGTTTTCAGAATTATAGCCTTTTACGACTTTCAATCCGCCAATGGTTTCTTCTATAGTAGATAAGAAAGTGCCTTGTTCTTGTTGTGCTTTTGTTGATTGTTTTTTGAGTTGTTTTCCAATCAACGAAATGATATATCCAGAAACTGGGATAAAAATAAAAACAAAAAGCGTTAATTCGGTACTAATAATCAACATAGCAATTATGGTGAAAATTATCGTAAGTGGTTCTTTTACAATGAGTTCAAGTATTGCTAAAAAGGAGTTTTGCACCTCATTAACATCAGCCGAAATTCTCGAAATAACATCTCCTTTTCTTTTTTCAGAATAAAAAGCTAATGGCAGTTCCAAGGTTTTTTTATACAAAGCATTTCGCATATCTCTTAAGACCCCGTTTCGTAAAAAAGTGATAAAAAACATAGCAAAATAATCGGCTAGATTTTTCAATAAAAAGATCGAAATAATAATCGCAACCATTATAAATAGAATGTAGCCAGATTCGTGAGTATCTTTGGTTGAGGTTACATAATAACTCAAATAGTCATTGCCATATTCTTTAATTTTTAGAATTCCTTTAAATACTGGTTTTACTTTATTTTCTTTGGTTTTGTCAAACAATACCTGAAGCATAGGTATCAAGGCAATAAAAGAAAGTGTACTGAAAATGGCATATAAAACATTGAAAAAAATGTTTAAGAATGCGTATTTTTTGTACGGATATATAAAAGGAACTATTTTTTTGAAATTACTCATTTATTTTAGGCAGTTGTTAAGGCATTAAAACCCGACAATTTCAGAGAATGTCGGGTTTGTTTTTCTTTAGGGAGTAATAATTTTTTAACTTAACTGCATCGCTGCAATAATATTTTTGATTTTATTGTCTAGAATAGTTTCTACTTTCGTAAAATTTTCTACGCTGTCTAATTCCGTATTTACACTGATGTAGAATTTAATTTTTGGTTCCGTTCCGCTTGGTCTGGCACAAATTTTAGAACCATCTTCGGTGTAATAAATCAATACATCCGCTTTTGGCATGTCGATAGTTTCCTCTTCGCCAGTCAATAAATTTTTGGCAACCGATGATTTATAATCTTCCAACATCACCACACGTTGTCCGTTGATTGCTGCCACTGGATTATTACGCATCGTTACCATCATTTGATTGATTTCGGCTAAACCGTCCATTCCTTTTTTAGTAAGCGAAATTAGATGTTCTTTATAAAATCCGTGCTCAACATATAGTTTTAATAATTCTTTGTAAACTGTACTTCCTTTGGCTTTGGCTTGAGCAGCTAATTCGCAAATTAATAAAGTAGCAGCAACGGCATCTTTATCACGAACGGCATCGCCCACCATATATCCGAAACTTTCTTCGCCACCACCAATGAATTCCAATTCTGGGAAATCTTTGATCATTTTGGCAATCCATTTGAAACCAGTCAATCCGACTTTAAAGCCAACTCCGTAAGCTGATGCCAATTCCATAATCATCGGTGTAGAAACGATGGTTGAACCAACGAATTGTTTTCCGTTGATCTTACCTGCTTTTTTCCATTCTTCCAATAAAAAGGCAGTCATCAAAATCATGGTTTGATTACCATTTAACAAAGTCATTTTACCATCATTATCACGAACTGCAACACCCAAACGGTCGCAATCAGGATCGGTTCCAACCACAATATCCGAGTTGGTTTTGTCGGCCAATGCCAATGCCATTGCTAAAGCTTCTGGCTCTTCTGGATTTGGAGATTTTACGGTTGGAAAATCACCATTTGGAACTCTTTGTTCTTCAACGATGTTTACGTTTTTATAACCAGCTTGCGCAAAAGTTTCAGGAACAGCCGTAATCGAAGTTCCATGTAAAGAAGTAAAAACAATGTTCAAATTGTCTTTTGCTTCTTGTGGTGTTCCGAAACTAGCATTTTCGATAGTCGATTTGATGAAAGCTTGATCAACTTCGGCATCTATGTATTGAATCAAATCTTCGTTGGCGTCAAATTTAATTTGGCTGTAATTTAATTTTTCAATCGTGTTGATGATATCTCCATCTTGCGGAGGAACGATTTGTCCACCATCTTCCCAATATACTTTGTATCCGTTATATTCTGGTGGATTGTGAGAAGCTGTTAAAACAATTCCGCATTGGCAACCTAAATATTTTAAGGCGAAAGATAATTCTGGAGTTGGTCGCAAATCCGAAAATAAATACACCTGAATACCATTGGCAGAGAAAACATCGGCAACGACTTTGGCTAACGATTTACTGTTATGGCGACAGTCAAAAGCAATTACGGCTTTCAAAGGTTGATTTGGAAAAGCAATTTTTAAATAATCCGAAAGTCCTTGAGTGCTTTTTCCAAGGGTGTATTTATTGATGCGATTGTTTCCAACACCCATCACGCCACGCATTCCACCTGTTCCAAATTCTAGATTTTTATAAAAACTCTCTTCTAAATCTTTTGGTGCAGAAGTCATCATTGCTGTAACGGCTTCTTGTGTTGTTGCGTCAAATATTGGCGTAAGCCATTCGTTTACTGCTGCTAAAATGTTTGGTTTGATTTCCATTTTATTTATTTTTTTAAAATTTATATCTTTTGAGGTCACAATAAAAAACATATTGTTTCCTCATATTTTTCTAATTTATTTGTTTTGCAATTTTATAACGTTCTTCATTATTTTTGGTTCTTAAAATAATTTCTCCCAGAAATCCAGCCAAAAACAATTGCGTTCCTAAAACCATGGTGGTTAACGAAATATAAAACCAAGGGTTATTGGTAACCAATCCGTAAGGCAAATCGTGATACATTTTGTATAGTTTCATGAAGCCAATGAATCCAGCCGATAGAAATCCAATTATGAACATCATAGAACCTAAAGCCCCGAACAGGTGCATGGGTCTTTTTCCAAAACGGGAAAGAAACCAAATCGTTATTAAATCTAGAAAACCATTAATAAAACGATCCATCCCGAATTTGGTTTCGCCATATTTTCGGGCTTGATGTTGCACGACTTTTTCGCCAATTTTATTGAAACCAGCGTTTTTTGCCAAAACAGGAATATAACGGTGCATTTCGCCTGAAACTTCCACGTTTTTAACAACCACATTTTTGTAAGCTTTCAATCCGCAATTAAAGTCGTTTAATTGTACGCCCGAAGTTTTTCTAGCAGCCCAATTGAATAATTTAGATGGAAGGTTTTTAGCAACGACTGAATCGTATCTTTTCTTTTTCCAACCCGAAACCAAGTCGAAATTTTGAGAAGTTATCATTTCGTATAAACCAGGAATTTCGTCGGGACTATCTTGTAAATCGGCATCCATTGTGATGATGACATCACCTTGAGCTTTGGCAAAACCAGCGTGTAAGGCTTGTGATTTTCCAAAATTTTTCATGAAACGAATACCTTTTACATATTGATTTTCGGAGGCTAATGCTTCTATAATAGACCAAGATTGGTCTGTACTTCCGTCATCGATAAAAATAATTTCATAAGAGTAATTATTGGATTTCATTACAGAGATAATCCAATTGTAAAGTTCTTTAATTGATTCGTCTTCGTTAAGAAGCGGTATGAGTATGGTTAAATTCATTTATTGTTTTATTCTTGAGTAGGTTTGCTTTTAAAAATTAAAGCTAATAATAATCCGAAAAGAGCACTAAAAATAATACTGAATACAGATCCTTTTATAAGTTCAATAGGAGAAAATTGGTCACTTTCTTGAAGTTTTGTTACCGCTTCGTTGATTGCTGATGCTGGTGTGTTGAATTTTTGCATCATTTCAACAGCATATTTTATCGACAATTCTTTGATTGCATCTTTTGCAGAAGGATCAATAAAATTGAATAAAATAATATTGAAAACTACAGCTATTACGATTCCTATTACAGCCGAAATGAAATAAGTAGTAAAGGCGTCTTTAAATGGAAAAATTCCTTTTAATTCTTTCTTTGTTTTTGAAAGTAATACAACTCCAATGGTAACATAGATTATTATATTTAGAACACTAACCCACCAAACAGTAAATAAATTCAAATCAACTACATAGATAGTTGTTGTTATTAATGCGCTTACGATACCGGTAATTATACCATAAGAAATTCCATTTTTCTTTATAATTTCATTCACGATTGAAAGGATTTAATTATTAATCTACAAATATAGCAATTCCCAATATATTCAAGGATAAAAATCATTTTTACATTTGCATAAAAAAAGTAATTTAAAGATTTGTTTATTAAAAAATAAGTGTAAATTTGCAAACTCAAAATGAGAAAAGGATTTTAAACAAAAAGAGTAGTTGCATTTATACCTTTTTCGAAGAACGGAAAAGCTTCAAAATTAAAACGCTCAAAAAAATAAATAAAAAGTAAGATGAAAAAAGGAATTCACCCAGAAAATTACAGATTAGTTGCTTTCAAAGACATGTCTAACGAAGATGTTTTTATTACTAAATCTACTGCAGAGACTAAAGAAACAATCGTACACGAAGGTGTTGAATATCCAGTTGTAAAAATGGAGATTTCTAGAACTTCACACCCTTTTTACACAGGTAAATCTAAACTTATCGATACTGCAGGACGTATTGATAAATTCAAAACTAAATACGCTAAACACGTTAAATAATATTTATCGGTTTAATAATATAAGAAGCTCCACTATTTGTGGAGCTTTTTTTATTTTTATTGCTTTCTAAAACTTTGTAACTTTGGGATTAATAATTTTAACAGGGTAAGTTGTTTAAGACGATTTTTCGAATAAACAAATAACCGATTAAACAAATAAACAATTTATGAATTATATACTTTTTGATGGGCCATCCAGAAATGCTTTATTACCCTTTACTTTCACCCGACCAGTTGCTGATATTCTTATTGGTATTATGACCATTCGTCAAAAATGGGAAATGCGTTTGGGATCGACTACCACTACATTGACAGAGGAATATTTGTCAGAGAAATTCCCAATGGTAGAAATGGAAGAGAATGTTATGATAAATGCTTCTTTTCTTCCTAATACAGTTTTGGCTGAAATGGTTAGTGAACTTAAACCCAATCAAGCTATTTTTAAAGGAGAGGATGTTATTGCGTTTTATACCGAAGAAAATCAGCAAGAAGTAAATTTCGATACCTACGAAATTATAGAATTCGAAGAAGATTGTATTAAAGTCCAAAATACTTGGGATATTTTTGCTAAAAATAATTTAGCGATTCGCGAGGATTTCGAGTTATTGACCCAAGACCGAAAATCACAACCCATTCCTAAAAGTGTAAATACAATTGCTCCAGAAAATATTTTTATTGAAGAAGGAGCAAAATTAGAATTTGTTACCTTGAATGCTTCAACAGGTCCTATTTATATAGCTAAAAATGCCGAAATAATGGAGGGTTCTGTTATTCGTGGTCCTTTTGCTTTGTGTGAAGGATCAGTAGTGAAATTGTCTGCCAAAATATACGGAGCTACAACCATAGGACCTTATTCTAAAATTGGTGGAGAAGTGAATAACTCGGTTTTATTTGGTTATTCCAATAAAGGTCATGATGGGTTTTTAGGAAATTCTGTTTTGGGCGAATGGTGTAATATTGGTGCTGATAGTAACAATTCTAACCTGAAAAATAATTACGAAGAAGTAAAACTTTGGGATTACGAAACCGAATCTTTTGAAAAAACAGGACTTCAGTTTTGTGGATTAATGATGGGAGATCATAGTAAATGTGGTATCAACACCATGTTTAATACAGGAACTGTTGTTGGAGTGAGTGCTAATATTTTTGGTTCTGGATTTCCTCGCAACTTTGTGCCGAGTTTTTCTTGGGGCGGAGCAGCTGGTTTTACGGTTTATATGACTCGCAAAGCTTTCGAAACCGCTCGATTAGTTATGGCTCGAAGAGGAGTTGAATTCGACGAAAAAGAAAAAGCTATTTTGCAACACGTTTTTGACGAAACCAAAATTTGGAGGAAAGAGTAAAGATTAAATACTATTTATTGGCCGCTGATTCACAGATTAAAATAATCAGCGAATCAGCGGTTTTTATTTTATAAATTATAGAAATATTGTTTGTAAATTTGCAACCTCAATTTTTTGACAACGATTTCATTAATTGAGCGATTTTATGGAAAATAGAAAAAAAGTAGCGTTCTACACGCTGGGTTGCAAGTTGAATTTTTCAGAAACTTCAACCATTGCCCGAAGTTTTCAGGACGAAGGTTTCGACCGCGTCGATTTTGAAGAAGTGGCTGATATGTATGTTATCAACACTTGTTCGGTAACTGAAAATGCCGATAAACAATTCAAACAGGTCGTTCGAAAAGCAATGAAACTCAACGACAAAGCTTTTGTTGCCGCTGTTGGCTGTTATGCCCAATTAAAACCCGAAGAATTAGCCGCTGTTGATGGAGTTGATTTAGTTTTGGGAGCTACTGAAAAGTTTAAAATTACCGATTACATAAACGATCTTTCCAAAAATGATTACGGAGAAGTACATTCCTGCGAGATCGAAGAAGCTGATTTCTATGTAGGAAGTTATTCCATTGGCGACAGAACTCGTGCTTTCTTAAAAGTACAAGACGGTTGCGATTACAAATGTACGTATTGTACGATTCCATTAGCGAGGGGAATTTCTCGAAGTGATGAATTGCAGAATGTGTTGAAAAATGCCAAAGAAATCTCTGCTCAAAATATCAAAGAAATCGTTTTGACGGGTGTAAATATTGGCGATTACGGAAAAGGAGAATTTGGAAACAAAAAACACGAACATACTTTCTTGGAATTAGTCCAAGAATTGGATAAAGTAGAGGGAATCGAAAGATTAAGAATATCTTCTATCGAACCGAATTTATTGAAAAATGAAACCATTGAATTTGTATCCAAAAGCCGAACTTTTGTACCCCATTTTCATATTCCACTTCAATCCGGAAGTAACGATATTCTGAAGTTGATGAAGCGTCGTTATCTTCGTGAAATTTATACCGAAAGAGTAAATAAAATTCGCGAAGTAATGCCACACGCTTGTATTGGTGTGGATGTGATTGTTGGTTTTCCTGGAGAAACTGATGAACATTTCCTAGAAACCTATCATTTCTTGAATGATTTGGATATTTCTTATTTACACGTTTTTACCTATTCTGAACGTGATAATACGGAAGCGGCTTTAATGCCAAATGTTGTCCCGAATAACGTTCGAGCCAAAAGGAGTAAAATGCTGCGTGGATTATCGGTAAAAAAACGCCGTTCTTTTTATGAAAGCCAAATTGGAAGTAATAGAAAAGTATTGTTTGAAAGTGAAAATAAAGAAGGTTACATTCACGGATTTACCGAAAATTATGTAAAAGTAAAAACGCCATGGAATCCAGAATTAGTAAACACTTTACACGAAATCAATTTGACCAAAATTGACGAAGATGGAAGTGTGCGAATGGAGTTTTTAAACGTTAAAGCATAAAATTAGAGTTAAATAATAAAACACGAATTCCACTAATTTGACTAATTAATTTGGTTTAAATTAGTGGAATTCGTGTTTTATTTTGACAGCGATAATTTGTAGATTGTAGCTTCCAATACATCTGAATCATTGTCTTCGCAAATGAGAAACTCGATTTCAGTTTCGGTTTTTTTGTAAAACGTCAATCCTTCAAACTTTTGAGTTTCGGATATTTGTTGCGTAAATTCGATTTCGAAAGTTTGACTGTTCATTCTTCCAATGATACTTCCTAGAATTTCGCCGTCATGATAAGTAGAATTAGTGTTTTCGGCTGTAGCCAAAAAATAAATTTTATCATCAACTAAAATCGCATCAGTAAAAGAAGTTTCTAGCTGTTTTATTTTTGGTAATTGGATTGGAATAAATTCTATAGTACTGTTTTTGTTTAGATTGTCGTTAATTTTTACAATCCCGTTTTTAGAATTAGCTCCGTTTCCTCGTTGGAACAAAAGCCATTTTTCATTGTCAAATACTGCGCCTTCAATATTTAATTCGTCATTTGTAATAGAGGCAGTTTGTTTTAGGTTTTGGTACAATTTTGATAAATCTTTTTGTTCTGTTTTTTTAGAATCAAGATTATAAATCATTCTTT from Flavobacterium eburneipallidum includes these protein-coding regions:
- a CDS encoding beta-glucosidase, with protein sequence MKKINHLIVIVNLITITAFAQQNFSFKNPNLPIDQRVNDLVSRMTVDEKISQLMDSSPAIERLGVPEYNWWNESLHGVARAGYATVFPQSISIASSWDRQLIFDVANAISDEARAKHHEYLRRGQHSMYQGLTFWSPNVNIFRDPRWGRGHETYGEDPYLTSQLGLKYVNGLQGTDEKYFKVIATAKHYAVHSGPEPSRHLFNAETSDIDLYETYLPAFRTLVKEGQVYSVMGAYNRFRGESASSSPFLFNILRNDWGFKGYIVSDCGAVTDIWKYHKITKDAASASALAVKTGLDLECGSSYKSLKEALDNKLLTEADIDITLKRLFIARFKLGMFDPEEIVPYAQIPFSVNNNSAHDYLARVASQKSIVLLKNQNQTLPLSKNIKTVAVIGPNANDVQSLWGNYSGIPSNPITVLKGIQNKLEPSAKVLYAKGTDLAKGVPQMKVIPSIYLQNENGTQGLTAEYFDNKECEGKPIFTRIDDNIDFNWDIDTPDPRMKMGNYSVKWTGYIVPPKTGLYNISEWSKPFMTIEIETGKTSGGKNNHHPRVRSQKLELEAGKKYKIVVKYQNNFGDAIAQLIWSEPQENLLTEAIQVANQADAVVLVLGLNERLEGEEMKVEADGFEGGDRTSLNLPSNQEELMKAIVATGKPVTLVLINGSALSINWANDNVPAILTAGYPGQQGGNAIADVLFGDYNPAGRLPVTYYKSVDQLPAFENYDMKGRTYRYFDKKPLYPFGFGLSYTKFKYSNLQMPATINAEKDFEVSVDITNIGDRDGDEVAELYLKDEKASTPRPIVQLEGFERIHLKKGESKTVRFKLTPRQLSLINKNGQRVIEPGFFTVSVGGKQPDGTSEIQTGRFKISGKLISLEK
- a CDS encoding DUF2971 domain-containing protein, translating into MYINNKNITLPEDPDTVVWKYLNLSKFLDLLMSQKLFMSRSDKFEDQYEGTFSEPTYEEIKKTAIDNPEFLQYYKSHREKVAVSSWHINEYESFAMWQIFTQNSEGLAIQSTVSRLKKALDSETQHKQYIGEVNYIDYKKEYIPFDDMFFPFLFKRKSFQYEREIRILSDVTESNIKLNEGLKINVDINQLIEKIYIHPKSENWYKNLVIQLVEQLGFDFAIEKSDLESDILI
- a CDS encoding ABC transporter ATP-binding protein, whose product is MSNFKKIVPFIYPYKKYAFLNIFFNVLYAIFSTLSFIALIPMLQVLFDKTKENKVKPVFKGILKIKEYGNDYLSYYVTSTKDTHESGYILFIMVAIIISIFLLKNLADYFAMFFITFLRNGVLRDMRNALYKKTLELPLAFYSEKRKGDVISRISADVNEVQNSFLAILELIVKEPLTIIFTIIAMLIISTELTLFVFIFIPVSGYIISLIGKQLKKQSTKAQQEQGTFLSTIEETIGGLKVVKGYNSENYFNTVFQNSTERFFNLSNNIGNRQNLASPASEFMGIAVIAILLWYGGQMVLIDKTLEGADFIAYMGLAYNILTPAKAISKASYGVKRGNAAAERVLEILEQENPITSKINAVEKTTFDAEITIKNINFKYEEETVLKDFSLDVKKGQTVALVGQSGSGKSTIANLLTRFYDVNEGTIAIDSVNIKDINLQSLRALMGLVTQDSILFNDTIKANISLGKLDATDDEIIEALKIANAYEFVNQLPKGIYTNIGDSGNKLSGGQKQRLSIARAVLKNPPIMILDEATSALDTESEKFVQVALENMMQNRTSIVIAHRLSTIQKADKIVVMQRGEIVEQGTHEELIALNGTYNKLVTMQSFE
- a CDS encoding phospho-sugar mutase, with protein sequence MEIKPNILAAVNEWLTPIFDATTQEAVTAMMTSAPKDLEESFYKNLEFGTGGMRGVMGVGNNRINKYTLGKSTQGLSDYLKIAFPNQPLKAVIAFDCRHNSKSLAKVVADVFSANGIQVYLFSDLRPTPELSFALKYLGCQCGIVLTASHNPPEYNGYKVYWEDGGQIVPPQDGDIINTIEKLNYSQIKFDANEDLIQYIDAEVDQAFIKSTIENASFGTPQEAKDNLNIVFTSLHGTSITAVPETFAQAGYKNVNIVEEQRVPNGDFPTVKSPNPEEPEALAMALALADKTNSDIVVGTDPDCDRLGVAVRDNDGKMTLLNGNQTMILMTAFLLEEWKKAGKINGKQFVGSTIVSTPMIMELASAYGVGFKVGLTGFKWIAKMIKDFPELEFIGGGEESFGYMVGDAVRDKDAVAATLLICELAAQAKAKGSTVYKELLKLYVEHGFYKEHLISLTKKGMDGLAEINQMMVTMRNNPVAAINGQRVVMLEDYKSSVAKNLLTGEEETIDMPKADVLIYYTEDGSKICARPSGTEPKIKFYISVNTELDSVENFTKVETILDNKIKNIIAAMQLS
- a CDS encoding glycosyltransferase family 2 protein, yielding MNLTILIPLLNEDESIKELYNWIISVMKSNNYSYEIIFIDDGSTDQSWSIIEALASENQYVKGIRFMKNFGKSQALHAGFAKAQGDVIITMDADLQDSPDEIPGLYEMITSQNFDLVSGWKKKRYDSVVAKNLPSKLFNWAARKTSGVQLNDFNCGLKAYKNVVVKNVEVSGEMHRYIPVLAKNAGFNKIGEKVVQHQARKYGETKFGMDRFINGFLDLITIWFLSRFGKRPMHLFGALGSMMFIIGFLSAGFIGFMKLYKMYHDLPYGLVTNNPWFYISLTTMVLGTQLFLAGFLGEIILRTKNNEERYKIAKQIN